Proteins found in one Methanospirillum hungatei JF-1 genomic segment:
- a CDS encoding metal ABC transporter substrate-binding protein, producing the protein MSTTSVLWEPIQFIGGEKVHAIYITDPSICPHMQTDIVPNRMQMQIEFIRDADLYVAHNDSLDAEMVIPYIDRFMDANGFKPITWKTVIPGTSWNTPDTAKNLSEQVAGWLRQADPSNASYYESRLTEYLDKIDSADLTEAEKDVIRNQDVIVMIWQSDAADKWLGLNIVNVFGPDFYNQGQNTPRALVSDIYNSPEKYRNVRYIIENMQSEEMAKGVEEALKYHGINAKRVIFTNFPKSLPNVESLPDVLAYNKALVMPDESDNKSNPTTPLSLIGPIISLVIIISDYEYKSRKMEG; encoded by the coding sequence GTGTCAACCACCTCAGTCCTCTGGGAACCAATCCAGTTTATCGGGGGAGAAAAGGTGCATGCAATTTATATCACCGACCCTTCCATCTGCCCTCATATGCAGACAGATATTGTTCCAAACAGGATGCAGATGCAGATTGAATTCATCCGGGATGCCGATCTGTATGTTGCCCATAATGACAGTCTTGATGCTGAAATGGTAATACCATATATTGACAGGTTTATGGACGCTAATGGATTCAAACCCATTACCTGGAAAACTGTTATTCCCGGGACCTCATGGAATACGCCCGATACTGCAAAAAATTTATCAGAGCAGGTTGCAGGATGGTTAAGGCAGGCAGATCCTTCTAATGCCTCTTATTATGAATCAAGACTAACTGAATACCTGGATAAAATTGATTCCGCAGATTTAACAGAAGCAGAGAAAGATGTTATCAGGAATCAGGATGTCATTGTCATGATCTGGCAATCTGATGCTGCTGATAAATGGCTTGGTTTGAATATTGTCAATGTATTCGGTCCTGATTTTTATAACCAGGGTCAGAACACGCCACGGGCGTTAGTATCAGATATTTACAATAGCCCTGAAAAATACCGGAATGTCCGGTATATTATTGAAAATATGCAATCCGAAGAGATGGCAAAAGGTGTGGAAGAAGCATTGAAGTATCATGGCATCAATGCAAAGCGAGTAATTTTTACTAACTTCCCAAAATCATTACCCAATGTTGAATCACTTCCGGATGTTCTGGCATACAATAAAGCACTTGTGATGCCCGATGAATCAGACAATAAATCTAACCCGACAACACCATTATCATTAATTGGACCAATAATTAGTCTTGTAATAATTATATCTGATTATGAATACAAATCCCGAAAAATGGAAGGATAA